Proteins encoded within one genomic window of Phycisphaerae bacterium:
- a CDS encoding PEP-CTERM sorting domain-containing protein, with product MSLRNLCVTLVVIVAAGAGTVFGNVYATNLSQSSSTLDWAGAGQTVHLGYLLNEDATAGVKVEVLDSSNAVVRTFNTASQSKGSYSVAWNGRDDSNARVAPGNYSFRVTAAATGYGSWTEIGPSTEQTSFYSPRGVDVNKDPASKYYGRIYVAESSGGTTTLAVVNRTTQDGVYILNADATDAVGQGNTARTGGLTFGGTNSPFRLVCGPEDKVYLTDWSDTNSNLYVGNADFSSANELLDNTGRATSGKTANHGSIPTVYVQGVGASRAVYTMDEDFDAGTDTAHGGIGSILKYDVGTATSFTDQPSIFYDDGAHGTFKGLIQNYYDDMVRASDGTWWVSQNRSGGASDTLASLIQISADGSTVLWKSVPDLAANSLTDPLKKNYGLAWDPVHDYLALATSDTGKILIFDDDDKAVIATISFGGTSSSACRDLAFDAVGNLYVVNNSVERLKIFSPGDGANSAFTDSFAVLGSITVTPEPATLLCLGLGALLTLRRRSR from the coding sequence ATGTCACTTCGGAATCTTTGCGTTACCCTTGTTGTCATTGTGGCCGCGGGGGCGGGCACGGTTTTCGGGAACGTGTACGCCACGAATCTCAGCCAGAGTTCGAGCACCCTGGACTGGGCGGGCGCGGGCCAGACGGTGCACCTCGGTTACCTGTTGAACGAGGACGCCACCGCGGGGGTCAAGGTCGAGGTGCTCGATTCCAGCAACGCCGTTGTTCGGACGTTCAATACTGCCTCGCAGTCCAAAGGGAGTTACAGCGTGGCCTGGAACGGGCGAGATGACTCGAACGCCCGCGTGGCTCCTGGCAACTACTCGTTCCGAGTGACTGCGGCCGCCACTGGCTACGGCTCCTGGACCGAGATCGGGCCCTCCACCGAGCAGACCAGTTTCTACTCGCCGCGCGGCGTTGACGTGAACAAGGATCCGGCGAGCAAGTATTACGGCCGCATCTACGTCGCCGAGTCCAGTGGGGGCACGACCACGTTAGCGGTTGTCAATCGGACGACCCAGGACGGGGTGTACATACTCAATGCCGACGCGACCGATGCGGTGGGCCAGGGTAATACGGCCCGGACCGGCGGGCTGACCTTCGGTGGCACCAACAGTCCGTTCCGTCTTGTCTGCGGGCCCGAGGACAAGGTCTACCTGACCGACTGGTCGGACACCAACTCCAATCTCTATGTCGGCAACGCGGACTTCAGTTCAGCCAACGAGCTGCTGGACAACACCGGTCGGGCCACCTCTGGGAAGACTGCCAATCACGGCAGTATCCCGACCGTGTATGTCCAGGGCGTCGGCGCCAGCCGCGCGGTCTATACGATGGATGAGGATTTTGACGCCGGCACCGATACCGCTCACGGCGGTATCGGCAGCATTCTCAAGTATGATGTGGGCACGGCCACGTCGTTCACCGACCAGCCTTCGATCTTCTACGACGACGGGGCCCACGGGACGTTCAAAGGCCTGATCCAGAACTACTACGACGACATGGTCCGTGCATCCGATGGCACCTGGTGGGTCTCTCAGAACCGCAGCGGCGGGGCCAGCGATACGCTCGCCAGCCTGATCCAAATCAGTGCGGACGGCTCGACCGTGTTGTGGAAGTCCGTGCCCGACCTGGCGGCCAACTCTCTTACCGATCCCCTCAAGAAGAACTATGGCCTGGCCTGGGATCCGGTGCACGACTACCTGGCTCTGGCGACCTCCGATACCGGCAAGATCCTGATCTTCGACGACGACGACAAGGCCGTCATTGCCACCATTTCGTTCGGCGGCACTTCCTCGAGCGCGTGCCGTGACCTGGCGTTTGACGCCGTGGGCAACCTGTATGTTGTGAACAACAGCGTCGAGCGGCTGAAGATCTTCTCGCCCGGCGACGGCGCGAACTCGGCGTTCACCGACTCGTTTGCTGTTCTGGGATCGATTACCGTCACCCCCGAGCCGGCCACTCTGCTGTGCCTCGGCCTGGGTGCCCTGTTGACGCTGCGTCGTCGCTCACGCTGA
- a CDS encoding PhoH family protein, whose amino-acid sequence MIRGALGVQITARDSSLKIAGTTQAVGRAVAVIEELQRGLRDHDDLTDDEVIEAIAFASRLGEAKERDDQVIEVYTRQAVISPRTEGQMAYVKAIQGRDLVFCVGPAGTGKTYLAVAMAVSFLKVGAIQRIVLVRPAVEAGEKLGFLPGDMQAKVNPYLRPLFDAMHDMMSYDQIKRFIANDVVEVAPLAFMRGRTLNNSLIILDEAQNTTCSQMLMFLTRLGNHSKMIVTGDDSQIDLEKPETSGFTDALRRLKDMQDIAIVRLQRCDIVRHPLVQNIVNAYANEKYR is encoded by the coding sequence ATGATCCGTGGTGCCCTTGGCGTCCAAATCACCGCTCGCGACTCTTCTCTCAAGATCGCCGGCACCACCCAGGCCGTCGGGCGGGCGGTCGCCGTCATTGAGGAACTCCAACGTGGGCTTCGGGATCACGACGATTTGACCGATGATGAGGTGATTGAGGCCATCGCTTTCGCTTCTCGGCTGGGCGAAGCCAAGGAGCGAGACGACCAGGTTATTGAGGTCTACACACGGCAGGCAGTGATCAGCCCCCGCACCGAAGGCCAGATGGCGTACGTCAAGGCCATCCAGGGACGGGATCTCGTCTTCTGTGTGGGGCCGGCCGGTACGGGCAAGACCTATCTGGCCGTGGCCATGGCGGTGTCCTTCCTCAAGGTCGGGGCGATCCAGCGTATCGTTCTGGTTCGTCCTGCGGTTGAGGCCGGGGAGAAGCTCGGCTTTCTTCCCGGCGACATGCAGGCCAAGGTGAACCCGTACCTTCGTCCGCTGTTCGATGCGATGCATGACATGATGAGCTATGACCAGATCAAGCGGTTCATCGCCAATGACGTGGTGGAGGTGGCGCCCCTGGCCTTCATGCGCGGGCGGACGCTCAACAACAGTCTGATCATCCTGGACGAAGCCCAGAACACCACCTGTTCGCAGATGCTGATGTTTCTGACTCGCCTGGGCAATCACAGCAAGATGATCGTCACCGGGGACGACAGCCAGATTGACCTGGAGAAGCCCGAGACTTCCGGATTCACGGACGCTCTACGGCGATTGAAAGACATGCAGGACATCGCTATTGTGCGGTTGCAGCGGTGTGACATCGTTCGTCACCCGCTTGTCCAGAACATCGTCAACGCCTACGCAAATGAGAAGTACAGGTAA
- a CDS encoding PEGA domain-containing protein — MKDTRFICRLVTTACIVLCSGAPGCVRRTLTVNTVPQGARVILNDEEVGTSPVQVDFLWYGDYDVILRKDGYSTLRTHQKIDPPWYQIPPVDFFAETLIPVMLHDQQQMSFTLEPAQPIDKAELIQKAGEVRERALFSED; from the coding sequence ATGAAGGATACCCGCTTCATCTGCCGGTTGGTCACGACTGCGTGTATCGTGCTCTGCTCGGGCGCGCCCGGCTGCGTACGGCGCACGCTGACGGTCAACACGGTTCCTCAGGGTGCCAGGGTGATCCTCAACGACGAGGAAGTCGGTACCAGTCCGGTCCAGGTCGACTTTCTCTGGTATGGGGACTACGACGTCATCTTGAGGAAGGACGGTTACAGCACGCTGCGCACGCACCAGAAGATCGATCCCCCCTGGTATCAGATCCCGCCAGTGGATTTCTTCGCCGAGACCCTGATTCCGGTCATGCTTCATGACCAGCAGCAGATGTCCTTCACGCTTGAGCCGGCCCAGCCGATCGACAAAGCTGAACTCATCCAGAAAGCCGGCGAAGTCCGCGAGCGAGCGCTTTTCAGTGAGGATTAG
- a CDS encoding ATP-binding cassette domain-containing protein, translated as MLVVPRVESEESAKRSLESTTFKHFRRLLRYAWPHKRYLLPAGVCILLMAVTYSASIGSMLPLLTVMLKPQGLHGWVDQYIAESRLRCELGYYEVLRHGKIDEVPAGAGLIRTIKSHSPLSGQLHEGDFILAVNGHTGDAVEVFRQLAGAEQEVSITYRTAQGTSGTAVVPIPPPRTMSDAAYAKALAVAKKAVGLIPGGRSPEERWLTLVYVLGVLLATALIGGTANVLAEYLVLIVNCRAIIDIRRQMYRHVLNLPLSHFSRSTADTMSKFLQDTQDIFRGLTNFFQKVVTEPFKAIGVTVVALLLDWQLTLALLLGAPLAVLLFRKLGKIIRKANRKLLAGYGRMLSRLESTLVGLRVVKAYTRENYERKRLFRVDRSMLKQELKMGLVEALTSPTIEFFAFLGASAVILYFATGVLHQPDKLADFMTMLVCMGAIFDPIRKLSSVYPKLQRANAAAQRIFELIDSRNEYEQDAGRPAIRPITESIRFENVSFAYPGSDRPAVCDFWLTVRKGETIAIVGPNGSGKTTLLSLLPRFFPLDRGRILIDGQDIAGVTLRSLRSQFSIITQESVIFPDTVAENIAYGRPAASRAEIEAAATQAFADEFVRQMPEGYETVLGEHGANLSGGQRQRIAIARAILRNAPILIFDEATGQVDPESEMKIHQALDVVLKNRTTFIIAHRFSTISGADRIVVMDRGQMVAAGPHAELMENCPLYRSLYESSFRESG; from the coding sequence ATGCTTGTTGTGCCTCGCGTTGAATCAGAAGAGTCCGCCAAGAGGTCGCTGGAAAGCACGACCTTCAAGCACTTTCGCCGGCTGTTGCGTTATGCCTGGCCGCACAAGCGGTATCTCCTGCCCGCCGGGGTGTGCATTCTGCTGATGGCGGTCACCTACTCGGCCAGTATTGGCTCCATGCTGCCGCTGCTGACCGTGATGCTGAAGCCGCAGGGTCTGCATGGCTGGGTGGACCAATACATTGCCGAGAGTCGGTTGAGGTGTGAGCTCGGCTACTACGAAGTCCTCCGCCATGGCAAGATCGATGAGGTTCCGGCGGGCGCCGGGCTGATCAGGACCATCAAGTCCCATTCTCCTCTGAGCGGGCAGCTTCACGAAGGCGATTTCATTCTCGCGGTCAACGGCCATACGGGTGATGCGGTGGAGGTTTTTCGCCAACTGGCCGGAGCCGAGCAGGAAGTGAGCATCACTTACCGCACGGCCCAAGGCACGAGTGGGACGGCGGTCGTCCCCATTCCCCCACCCCGGACGATGAGCGATGCCGCCTATGCCAAGGCCCTGGCTGTGGCCAAGAAGGCCGTCGGCCTCATTCCCGGCGGTCGTTCACCCGAGGAGCGATGGCTTACCCTCGTTTACGTGCTGGGCGTGCTCTTGGCCACGGCCCTGATCGGCGGAACCGCCAACGTCCTCGCCGAGTACCTGGTCCTGATTGTGAACTGCCGGGCGATCATCGATATTCGCCGTCAGATGTACCGCCACGTGCTGAATCTGCCCCTGAGCCACTTCAGTCGGAGCACGGCTGATACGATGAGCAAGTTCCTGCAGGATACCCAGGACATCTTCCGGGGTCTCACGAACTTTTTCCAGAAGGTCGTCACCGAGCCTTTCAAGGCGATCGGGGTCACGGTCGTGGCTTTGTTATTGGACTGGCAATTGACCCTTGCCCTGCTTCTCGGTGCTCCGCTGGCCGTCCTCCTGTTCCGCAAGTTGGGCAAGATCATCCGCAAGGCGAACCGCAAGCTGCTGGCAGGATATGGTCGGATGCTCAGTCGTCTGGAGAGCACTCTGGTCGGTCTGCGGGTGGTCAAGGCCTACACCCGGGAGAACTACGAACGCAAGCGGCTGTTCAGGGTGGACCGATCCATGCTCAAGCAGGAGTTGAAGATGGGCCTTGTTGAGGCGTTGACCAGTCCGACCATCGAGTTCTTCGCGTTTCTTGGCGCGTCCGCCGTGATTCTGTATTTTGCCACCGGTGTACTCCATCAGCCCGACAAGCTGGCGGACTTCATGACCATGCTGGTTTGCATGGGGGCGATTTTCGACCCTATCCGCAAGCTCAGCTCCGTCTATCCCAAGCTGCAGCGAGCCAACGCCGCCGCTCAACGGATTTTCGAGTTGATCGACAGCCGCAATGAGTACGAGCAGGATGCCGGTCGGCCCGCGATCCGCCCCATCACCGAGTCGATCCGGTTCGAGAACGTCAGCTTCGCCTACCCTGGCTCCGACCGGCCCGCGGTTTGCGACTTCTGGCTGACCGTCAGGAAAGGTGAGACCATCGCCATCGTGGGGCCCAACGGCTCAGGGAAGACCACGTTGCTCAGTCTTCTGCCTCGGTTTTTTCCTCTGGATAGAGGGCGGATCCTGATCGACGGGCAGGACATCGCGGGCGTCACCCTGCGTTCACTCCGCAGTCAGTTCAGCATTATCACCCAGGAGTCGGTGATTTTTCCCGATACCGTGGCGGAGAACATCGCTTACGGCCGACCGGCAGCCAGCCGTGCCGAGATCGAGGCGGCCGCCACCCAGGCCTTCGCCGACGAGTTCGTCCGGCAGATGCCGGAAGGCTACGAGACCGTTCTCGGGGAGCACGGCGCCAACCTCTCCGGCGGCCAGCGTCAGCGCATCGCGATCGCGAGGGCGATCCTCCGCAACGCCCCGATCCTCATTTTCGATGAGGCCACCGGCCAGGTGGACCCGGAATCAGAGATGAAGATCCACCAGGCCCTCGACGTCGTCCTGAAGAACCGGACCACGTTCATTATCGCTCACCGGTTCAGCACGATCAGCGGTGCCGACCGCATCGTGGTCATGGACCGCGGCCAGATGGTCGCCGCCGGCCCGCACGCCGAGCTGATGGAGAATTGCCCGCTGTATCGATCGCTGTACGAAAGCTCGTTCCGGGAGAGCGGTTGA
- a CDS encoding phosphatidate cytidylyltransferase: MLLSRVLLGSLMIVALGGLIALDAWLSVGEPPPGLGSDGYPPMETGIRFAGLPVVAVAMLLVVLAAFEFGALLRLGGYRPVTLWAALVSAGLVVIPWLPPRLSVSGESMTVVWLMGGVIGAALAAMARKTTERATTAMATTVLIIVYLGVLGSFFVRIRFIDPGPAGAILLVYTVLTIKAADIGAYFTGMCLGRHALAPWLSPKKTVEGFLGAMVVSAGVAAGGAAFWPVIAPGSPPFGVLQALVFGVLMAVMGHLGDLAESAIKRDIGVKDSAALIPAFGGLLDLLDSTLFAAPVAWWMLTFMPKIG, encoded by the coding sequence ATGCTGCTATCCAGAGTTCTATTGGGCAGCCTGATGATTGTGGCCTTGGGCGGCCTGATCGCCCTTGACGCGTGGTTGTCAGTCGGCGAGCCGCCCCCCGGCCTCGGTTCGGACGGCTACCCCCCGATGGAGACTGGGATCCGGTTCGCGGGCCTGCCCGTGGTTGCGGTTGCCATGCTCCTGGTGGTTCTGGCGGCTTTCGAGTTCGGGGCGCTGCTTCGGCTGGGCGGATATCGGCCGGTGACGCTCTGGGCGGCCTTGGTCAGCGCCGGTCTGGTCGTGATCCCCTGGCTCCCGCCTCGTTTGTCGGTCTCCGGCGAGTCGATGACCGTCGTCTGGCTGATGGGTGGCGTCATTGGCGCCGCCTTGGCCGCCATGGCCCGCAAGACAACGGAACGAGCGACTACGGCCATGGCCACGACGGTCCTGATCATCGTCTACCTGGGGGTGCTCGGCTCGTTTTTCGTGCGAATCCGATTCATCGATCCGGGGCCTGCCGGGGCGATACTCCTGGTGTACACCGTCCTGACGATCAAGGCGGCGGACATTGGGGCGTACTTCACCGGAATGTGCTTGGGTCGCCACGCCCTTGCCCCGTGGTTGAGCCCTAAGAAGACCGTTGAAGGGTTTCTGGGCGCGATGGTCGTCTCGGCCGGTGTTGCGGCCGGCGGGGCGGCCTTCTGGCCGGTGATCGCGCCTGGCTCCCCGCCCTTTGGTGTGCTGCAAGCTCTTGTCTTTGGCGTTCTTATGGCAGTCATGGGTCACCTGGGGGATCTGGCGGAGTCGGCGATCAAGCGAGACATCGGGGTGAAGGATTCGGCCGCCCTGATCCCGGCTTTTGGCGGCCTGCTGGATCTCCTGGATTCGACGTTGTTTGCGGCCCCGGTGGCCTGGTGGATGCTAACGTTCATGCCGAAAATCGGCTAG
- a CDS encoding Gfo/Idh/MocA family oxidoreductase yields MAGVHRSRRELIGYSLGSAVLAAAAPTARSVPTSRPAGANERISVGLVGAGDRGMVLMEWINRLARQDNVTVTAVCDIWNQRRESAAQKAAELFGQSVRECRTLSEMCDLGDVDALVIATPDFQHAPQAKQAVEAGKDVFVEKPLGCDFRQIKLARDAVKRTRRILQLGTQRRSEGLVWAAREFVRKGQLGKITYVETSLPTFQQRWRIPGAETSLSESDTNWGEFISYTPKVPFNARYYREFRLFWPYSSGPICQWMTHSIDQVNLVLGEQPRTAVSSGGIYLWQDGRNNPDTVHCLLEYPSGCLVSFHMRLGNGAHTRELMFYGTNGTLDLQAGVAFGEGGGGEVVLQNPGARFPEYTTDALRRLPDRVKGGVILRGKPDRDHMSDFFSSMRSRRQPCAGVDGAFDAALATTMAAMSLRQGRRIEFDADKDELTPGEPTPATTPVANPH; encoded by the coding sequence ATGGCAGGCGTTCATCGTTCACGGCGGGAGTTGATAGGCTATTCGCTTGGCTCGGCGGTCCTGGCGGCCGCAGCGCCGACGGCACGTTCTGTGCCAACCAGTCGACCCGCCGGGGCGAACGAGCGGATCTCAGTCGGCCTGGTGGGGGCCGGGGACCGTGGAATGGTCCTCATGGAATGGATCAATCGACTTGCACGCCAAGACAACGTCACCGTGACCGCGGTCTGCGACATATGGAACCAGAGACGGGAATCCGCCGCACAGAAGGCCGCCGAGTTGTTCGGACAATCGGTTCGCGAATGCCGAACGCTATCCGAGATGTGCGATCTGGGAGACGTGGACGCCCTCGTGATCGCGACACCGGACTTCCAGCATGCCCCACAGGCCAAGCAGGCGGTTGAGGCCGGCAAGGACGTCTTTGTGGAGAAGCCGCTGGGCTGCGATTTCCGACAGATCAAGCTCGCTCGTGACGCCGTGAAGCGGACACGCCGGATTCTCCAACTTGGCACCCAGCGCCGAAGCGAGGGTCTGGTCTGGGCGGCTCGCGAGTTCGTTCGCAAGGGTCAGTTGGGCAAAATCACCTACGTCGAGACCTCACTGCCCACATTCCAGCAGAGGTGGCGGATCCCAGGTGCGGAAACGTCGCTTAGCGAGAGTGACACCAATTGGGGCGAGTTTATCAGCTACACGCCCAAGGTCCCCTTCAATGCCCGCTACTATCGCGAGTTCCGATTGTTCTGGCCGTATTCCTCCGGCCCCATCTGCCAATGGATGACGCACTCCATCGACCAGGTCAACCTCGTGCTCGGCGAGCAACCCAGGACCGCGGTGTCGTCCGGCGGTATCTACCTGTGGCAGGACGGCCGCAACAACCCCGACACCGTGCATTGCCTGCTCGAGTATCCCAGCGGATGCCTGGTGAGTTTTCACATGCGTCTGGGCAACGGAGCACATACCCGGGAGCTGATGTTCTATGGCACCAACGGCACGCTGGATCTCCAGGCTGGCGTCGCGTTCGGTGAAGGTGGGGGGGGAGAGGTGGTACTGCAGAACCCGGGGGCACGGTTCCCAGAGTACACGACGGACGCCCTCCGCCGGTTGCCCGACCGAGTCAAAGGCGGCGTTATCCTGAGGGGAAAGCCGGATCGCGATCACATGTCGGACTTCTTCTCGTCAATGCGTTCCCGGCGCCAACCTTGTGCCGGCGTGGATGGAGCCTTCGATGCCGCCCTGGCGACGACGATGGCGGCCATGTCCCTCCGGCAGGGTAGGCGGATAGAATTCGACGCGGACAAGGACGAGTTGACTCCGGGCGAGCCCACGCCCGCCACGACGCCGGTGGCTAATCCTCACTGA
- a CDS encoding nucleoside hydrolase produces the protein MSRSISISLTVLSLVSLMIPGTAAADAGGGREPVRLIFDTDMGNDIDDALALGVIHALHSRGECRLLAVTLSKDNEFSGPFVDLVNTFYGRGDVPVGVVRDGKTPEDGNYIRPPCQAQDGGKPRYPHDLASGKDAPEAVGLLRQVLAGQPDGSVVIAVVGFSTNLARLLDSPPDGYSPLRGMELVARKCRLLSSMAGMFEKGNQHKEYNVVEDLPAARKVFAEWPTPIVVSGFEIGRAIQYPAVSIEQDYGYVKHHPLAEAYRHYMKMPYDRPTWDLTAVLFAVRPERGYFGLSEPGRVLIDGEGHTAHAPSPDGKHRYLTVTPEQIARVREALVQLASQPPGPAETPAK, from the coding sequence ATGAGTCGATCTATCAGCATCTCATTGACCGTGCTGTCTCTGGTGTCACTGATGATCCCGGGTACCGCCGCCGCGGACGCCGGTGGGGGCCGCGAACCCGTCCGGCTGATCTTCGACACCGACATGGGCAACGACATTGACGACGCCCTCGCGCTGGGCGTCATTCATGCCCTGCACAGCCGTGGCGAATGCCGGCTGCTTGCGGTGACGTTGAGCAAGGACAATGAGTTCAGCGGCCCGTTTGTGGATCTGGTGAACACGTTCTACGGCCGGGGAGACGTTCCTGTCGGTGTGGTTCGCGACGGCAAGACACCGGAGGACGGCAACTACATTCGACCGCCTTGCCAGGCCCAGGATGGAGGAAAACCCCGCTATCCCCACGATCTGGCGAGCGGCAAGGACGCCCCTGAAGCGGTGGGCCTGCTTCGCCAGGTGCTCGCCGGACAACCGGACGGAAGTGTCGTCATCGCCGTGGTCGGATTCTCCACCAATCTCGCCCGGCTTCTCGATTCGCCTCCGGACGGCTATTCACCGCTGAGAGGCATGGAACTGGTAGCCAGAAAATGCCGCCTGCTCTCGAGCATGGCCGGCATGTTCGAGAAAGGCAACCAGCATAAGGAATACAACGTAGTCGAGGACCTGCCCGCCGCAAGGAAGGTGTTCGCCGAGTGGCCGACACCGATCGTGGTCAGCGGTTTCGAGATCGGCCGGGCGATCCAGTACCCGGCGGTGAGTATCGAGCAGGACTACGGCTACGTGAAGCACCACCCCCTGGCCGAGGCGTATCGGCATTACATGAAGATGCCCTACGACCGGCCGACGTGGGACCTGACGGCCGTCCTGTTCGCCGTCCGGCCGGAACGGGGCTACTTCGGCTTGTCGGAGCCCGGCCGCGTGCTGATCGACGGCGAAGGACACACGGCGCACGCGCCCTCGCCAGACGGAAAGCACCGCTACCTGACGGTGACGCCCGAGCAGATCGCCCGTGTCCGTGAAGCCTTGGTGCAGCTTGCGAGCCAGCCGCCCGGGCCGGCGGAAACTCCGGCCAAGTGA
- a CDS encoding metallophosphoesterase, with the protein MDGLRTAVRLSPALFTFGRMRYKLAGMRIGVLSDTHDRLPAIDAALAAFARAGVQAILHPGDLVAPFAARRLLGWKGPLYVTYGNNDGEREGLRSILPQIQDGPVFVELAGKRILLQHDLARCKSTDLDKAEIVVTGHTHEVVNEVRDNRLVLNPGECCGWVSGRSTVAVLDTDAFSANIVELTL; encoded by the coding sequence ATGGACGGGCTCAGAACCGCGGTACGCCTGTCCCCGGCCTTGTTCACCTTCGGCCGGATGCGGTATAAACTCGCCGGAATGCGAATTGGCGTACTTTCCGATACCCACGACCGGCTGCCCGCCATTGACGCGGCTCTGGCCGCTTTTGCCCGGGCGGGCGTGCAAGCGATTCTGCACCCGGGCGACCTGGTGGCGCCCTTTGCCGCCAGGCGGCTGCTCGGCTGGAAGGGACCGCTATACGTGACCTACGGCAACAACGACGGTGAGCGGGAAGGGCTCCGGAGCATACTCCCTCAGATCCAGGACGGCCCCGTCTTCGTCGAGCTGGCGGGAAAGCGAATCCTGCTCCAGCACGATCTCGCCCGGTGCAAGTCGACCGACCTGGACAAGGCTGAGATCGTCGTTACCGGTCACACCCATGAGGTGGTCAATGAGGTCCGCGACAATCGACTGGTCTTGAATCCGGGCGAGTGCTGTGGATGGGTATCCGGACGCTCGACGGTTGCAGTGCTTGACACGGACGCCTTTTCGGCGAACATTGTCGAACTGACGCTATGA
- a CDS encoding glycosyltransferase, with the protein MRVLMLGWEFPPFISGGLGTACYGLTKAMSQIGTDVIFVLPKPIDPDFASHVRLLSPRSLAAKRMAGLAADYELQEMQHVKFCAVEAGRGISPYHTPEQYEEMARERTRRVRALDRGEVPAEGNEAAGVPAGASSPTTTTDYGGDLFSQIERYARLATYIADHEQFDVIHAHDWMTYRAGIAVSALTGRPLVVHIHSTEFDRSGEHVNQRIYDIERQGLHFARKVIAVSHLTKSIVTSRYAVPAEKVEVVYNAIDWNGTQPPINPPAIRRDEKLVLFLGRITMQKGPEYFLAAAKRVLEVMDNVRFIMAGWGDMIRRTIELAAQMNIGHKVLFTGFLRGGDVDRIFRMADLYVMPSVSEPFGIAPLEAMSNDVPVIISKQSGVSEVIQHALKVDFWDVNEMANKIIAVLRHRPLHSTLREHGRMEIHKLSWADSARQCIDVYRDAISLAHAE; encoded by the coding sequence ATGAGAGTCCTGATGCTTGGCTGGGAGTTCCCGCCTTTCATTTCTGGTGGTCTGGGTACCGCGTGCTACGGTCTGACCAAGGCAATGAGTCAGATCGGCACGGACGTGATCTTCGTTCTGCCCAAGCCCATCGATCCTGATTTTGCCAGCCACGTGCGTCTGCTCTCTCCTCGATCCCTGGCCGCCAAGCGTATGGCGGGTCTTGCAGCTGACTATGAGCTTCAGGAGATGCAGCACGTGAAGTTCTGCGCTGTCGAGGCCGGCCGCGGCATCTCGCCGTATCACACGCCGGAGCAGTATGAGGAGATGGCTCGTGAGCGGACTCGCCGTGTGCGGGCCCTCGATCGAGGTGAAGTCCCGGCCGAGGGAAACGAAGCGGCGGGGGTTCCCGCTGGGGCCTCCAGCCCAACGACGACTACCGACTACGGCGGTGATTTGTTTTCCCAGATCGAGCGCTATGCCCGCCTGGCCACCTACATCGCCGACCACGAGCAGTTTGACGTGATTCATGCCCACGACTGGATGACCTACCGCGCCGGCATCGCCGTCTCCGCTCTGACTGGCCGGCCGCTGGTCGTCCACATCCATTCGACCGAGTTCGACCGCAGCGGCGAGCATGTCAACCAGCGGATCTACGACATCGAACGTCAGGGTCTGCATTTCGCCCGCAAGGTCATTGCGGTCAGCCATCTGACCAAGAGCATCGTCACCTCGCGCTACGCCGTCCCGGCGGAGAAGGTCGAGGTCGTCTACAATGCGATCGATTGGAACGGCACCCAGCCTCCGATCAACCCGCCGGCAATTCGCCGGGACGAGAAACTCGTGCTCTTCCTCGGACGAATCACGATGCAGAAGGGGCCGGAGTACTTTCTGGCCGCGGCCAAGCGGGTGCTCGAGGTCATGGACAACGTGCGTTTCATCATGGCCGGCTGGGGGGACATGATTCGCCGGACGATCGAGCTGGCCGCCCAGATGAACATCGGTCACAAGGTGCTCTTCACCGGTTTTCTGAGGGGTGGTGATGTCGATCGCATCTTTCGCATGGCCGATCTTTACGTCATGCCCAGCGTGTCCGAGCCGTTCGGAATCGCGCCCCTGGAGGCGATGTCCAACGATGTTCCAGTCATCATCAGTAAACAGTCTGGCGTGTCGGAAGTCATCCAGCATGCCCTGAAAGTCGATTTCTGGGACGTGAACGAGATGGCCAACAAGATCATCGCCGTCCTTCGTCACCGCCCGCTGCACAGCACGCTGCGGGAGCACGGCCGGATGGAGATTCACAAGTTGTCCTGGGCTGACTCCGCTCGCCAGTGCATCGACGTCTACCGAGACGCCATCAGCCTGGCCCACGCCGAGTGA